One window of the Candidatus Dependentiae bacterium genome contains the following:
- the alr gene encoding alanine racemase produces MPYTWIEVSKSSLLRNLAQYKKFIGPHNILAPVIKANGYGHGMQHIASICQESPHVDWLCLALLSDALVLRKQGVTKPIFILGHIDVDPVLAINQNIDLLVHDMQTAQTLNTIGKAHTYTFNVHIKIDTGLSRLGILPAEAIGTIKKIQQMPHIAIRGIYSHLAESQLEDDTFTQQQLQTFNSILEQLKNEHIHIPLKHIANTAAATRFFSDRYNFFRVGAGMYGLWPSPTVKKITLERDPLFTLQPILTWKTRIMHVKKLKAGSFVGYNRTHQLMQDSTIAVIPIGYYDGYDIRYSNRGVVKIHDTYAPIIGRVCMNHTIINISNISDVHIGTLVTLMSDDQEINPYRFAQFTGNNNVREVLTNIYPHIERTIVL; encoded by the coding sequence ATGCCATATACTTGGATCGAAGTCAGTAAATCATCACTTTTGCGCAATCTTGCACAATATAAAAAATTTATAGGTCCACATAATATACTTGCTCCGGTCATAAAAGCAAATGGATATGGGCATGGCATGCAACATATTGCATCTATATGCCAGGAAAGTCCTCATGTCGACTGGCTTTGTTTAGCGCTTTTGTCTGACGCGCTTGTATTGCGTAAACAAGGTGTTACTAAGCCAATTTTTATTTTGGGTCATATTGATGTTGATCCGGTATTGGCGATCAACCAAAATATCGATTTATTAGTTCATGATATGCAAACTGCCCAAACATTAAATACCATTGGCAAAGCGCATACATACACATTCAATGTACATATAAAAATTGATACAGGGCTTTCACGGCTTGGTATACTACCAGCAGAAGCAATAGGCACTATAAAAAAAATACAACAGATGCCACATATTGCTATCAGAGGTATTTACTCACATTTGGCAGAATCTCAATTGGAAGATGATACATTTACACAACAGCAATTACAAACATTCAATAGCATACTTGAGCAACTTAAAAACGAACATATCCATATTCCATTGAAGCATATTGCCAATACCGCAGCAGCAACACGATTTTTTTCTGATAGGTATAATTTTTTTCGTGTTGGTGCAGGCATGTATGGATTATGGCCATCACCAACAGTGAAAAAAATCACACTCGAACGTGATCCCCTATTTACATTACAACCAATACTTACCTGGAAAACGCGAATTATGCATGTTAAAAAACTTAAAGCTGGTTCTTTTGTTGGCTACAATCGTACCCACCAACTGATGCAGGATAGCACAATCGCAGTTATACCAATCGGTTATTATGATGGCTATGATATTCGATATAGTAACAGAGGAGTGGTAAAAATACATGATACATACGCACCCATTATTGGTAGGGTATGCATGAATCATACCATAATCAATATAAGTAATATATCTGATGTACACATTGGTACATTAGTAACTCTAATGTCTGATGATCAAGAAATTAATCCTTATCGATTTGCGCAATTTACTGGCAATAACAATGTCCGTGAAGTGTTGACTAATATTTATCCACACATAGAACGCACAATAGTGTTATGA
- the truB gene encoding tRNA pseudouridine(55) synthase TruB, whose translation MIVINFQITMQETKQLSGFLLINKPKNITSYACVAKIKKLLGKKAKIGHAGTLDLLASGLLIIGIDRAATRYLADVMKLDKVYVATGKLGELTSSLDYESEVLETCQKEVTQKDIIHAIQQLGSAYEQIPPIYSALKHEGKPLYQLARKGRVSQAELEDVVTQKSRIIQLYNVELINYEFPYFTIRAHVSHGTYIRTLVNDIARKAGSCATTYNLERSAIGPFKLENATTLDQLTTIEIIENHIITVEQMLSLLEHYADLKFGAQT comes from the coding sequence GTGATTGTAATTAATTTTCAAATAACTATGCAAGAAACAAAACAATTATCCGGATTTTTATTAATCAATAAGCCAAAAAATATTACCTCGTATGCATGCGTTGCTAAAATAAAAAAATTACTTGGTAAAAAAGCAAAAATTGGTCATGCAGGTACGTTAGATTTGTTAGCATCAGGATTACTTATTATTGGTATTGATCGAGCTGCAACGCGGTATCTTGCTGATGTTATGAAGCTTGATAAGGTGTATGTAGCGACTGGAAAGCTAGGCGAGCTGACCAGTTCTCTTGATTATGAAAGTGAAGTACTAGAAACATGCCAAAAAGAAGTTACGCAGAAAGATATAATACATGCAATTCAACAGCTTGGCTCAGCATATGAGCAAATACCTCCCATCTATTCTGCGCTCAAACATGAAGGGAAACCATTGTATCAGTTGGCGCGAAAAGGTAGAGTCTCGCAGGCTGAACTTGAAGATGTAGTTACGCAAAAAAGTCGTATTATACAGTTGTATAATGTTGAATTGATTAATTATGAATTTCCATATTTTACGATCAGAGCACATGTTTCTCATGGAACTTATATACGAACATTGGTCAACGATATTGCACGAAAAGCAGGTAGTTGTGCAACAACGTATAATCTCGAGCGATCTGCAATAGGCCCATTCAAGCTTGAAAATGCTACTACCTTAGATCAATTAACCACCATTGAAATTATTGAAAATCATATTATTACCGTTGAGCAGATGTTAAGTTTGCTAGAACATTATGCAGACTTAAAGTTTGGCGCGCAGACTTGA
- the ftsZ gene encoding cell division protein FtsZ gives MIEFDPREEQKVIASIKVLGIGGAGSNTVNSIIDSGYQGIDFVVANTDAQALELSKAKTKIQMGIKSTKGLGTGTNPEIGKRAAEEDIDKIMEAVGDADIVFLAAGMGGGTGSGAVPVIARALREQGILSIAIVTKPFLFEGKRRSQIAEKAIETLKKEVDTLIIIPNQKLIEVVDKHVSMIDAFGMINDVLSQSVRGISDIIAKPGHINVDFADVRTIMKDRGLAVMGTGRATGEERAGEAALKAISSPLLENMSIEGAHGVLLNITGGTNLGLHEISEAASIVYEQAAEDANIIIGSVIDPTLNDEVVVTIIATGFTTKEQVKHNIHASIVDAAEAIKHESEVVLQAEQKVQAHKALEKALDAAEQLCKKEQEAQKLKPAQADISDEEVSFDEQQEEEMLYASSDLIDTQDLDVPTYLRDRAEQKEQK, from the coding sequence ATGATAGAATTTGATCCAAGAGAAGAACAAAAAGTAATTGCTTCAATAAAAGTACTTGGTATAGGTGGTGCAGGAAGCAATACAGTCAATAGTATTATCGATTCAGGGTATCAAGGTATTGATTTTGTTGTAGCAAATACTGATGCACAGGCACTTGAATTGTCAAAAGCAAAAACAAAAATTCAAATGGGTATCAAATCAACTAAAGGACTTGGTACCGGTACTAATCCAGAGATTGGCAAGCGTGCGGCAGAAGAAGATATAGACAAAATAATGGAAGCAGTTGGTGATGCGGATATTGTATTCTTAGCTGCAGGTATGGGTGGTGGCACCGGTTCAGGGGCTGTTCCAGTGATTGCGCGTGCCCTGCGTGAACAAGGTATTTTGTCTATAGCTATTGTAACCAAACCATTCTTATTTGAGGGTAAACGTCGCTCACAAATTGCTGAGAAAGCAATTGAAACACTCAAAAAAGAAGTTGATACTTTAATTATAATTCCAAATCAAAAGCTAATCGAAGTAGTTGATAAACATGTATCAATGATAGATGCTTTCGGTATGATTAATGATGTGCTTAGTCAGTCGGTGCGTGGCATCTCTGATATTATTGCAAAACCTGGTCACATCAATGTTGATTTTGCAGATGTGCGTACCATTATGAAGGACCGTGGTCTTGCAGTAATGGGCACCGGACGTGCCACAGGTGAAGAACGTGCAGGAGAAGCTGCGCTTAAGGCTATATCTTCTCCATTATTAGAAAACATGAGCATAGAAGGTGCACATGGTGTATTACTCAACATAACTGGGGGAACAAACCTTGGTTTGCATGAAATTAGTGAAGCAGCTTCAATTGTATATGAGCAAGCAGCAGAAGATGCAAATATTATTATTGGTTCAGTTATTGATCCAACATTGAACGATGAAGTTGTGGTAACAATTATAGCAACAGGTTTTACCACAAAAGAGCAGGTAAAACATAATATTCATGCATCAATAGTTGATGCAGCAGAAGCAATTAAGCATGAGTCAGAAGTTGTATTGCAAGCAGAGCAAAAGGTGCAAGCGCACAAGGCATTAGAAAAAGCGCTTGATGCAGCAGAACAACTTTGTAAAAAAGAACAAGAAGCACAAAAACTAAAACCAGCACAGGCAGATATCTCAGATGAAGAAGTTTCTTTTGATGAGCAGCAAGAAGAAGAAATGCTCTATGCCAGTAGTGATCTGATAGACACACAGGATCTTGATGTTCCAACCTATTTACGCGATCGTGCTGAACAAAAAGAACAAAAATAG
- a CDS encoding deoxynucleoside kinase translates to MFIIEGNIGAGKSTFLKLMAKKLPYLSVSLEPVNNWQKQIYGQSLLTNFYENSQRWAYTFETLTMMNRVQEHVTLQKQEDPLTLVERSVYSGHYCFAHNSYAQGFLNAMEWRIYEQWFDWLVQKHCQPPTGFIYLRVDPKISYERIKKRNRHAEKTISLQYLKQIHNRHDSFLIQKNNVLDALKKVPVLLLDCNTEFEHDENKLNQHVESVQNFLNMTHSAHVHDTRIISCS, encoded by the coding sequence ATGTTTATTATTGAAGGTAATATAGGCGCTGGTAAGTCTACCTTTTTAAAATTAATGGCAAAAAAATTACCGTACCTTTCGGTAAGCCTAGAACCAGTCAATAATTGGCAAAAACAAATATATGGGCAGTCATTATTAACGAATTTTTATGAAAATTCACAACGCTGGGCATACACATTCGAAACACTTACTATGATGAATCGCGTACAAGAGCATGTTACCTTACAAAAACAAGAAGACCCGTTAACCCTTGTAGAGCGATCAGTTTATTCAGGTCATTATTGCTTTGCCCACAATAGCTATGCCCAAGGATTTTTAAATGCTATGGAATGGAGAATATATGAACAGTGGTTTGATTGGTTAGTACAAAAACACTGTCAACCACCGACTGGGTTCATCTATCTGCGTGTTGATCCTAAAATTTCATATGAGCGCATCAAAAAACGTAATCGCCATGCAGAAAAAACTATTTCTCTACAATACCTCAAACAAATTCACAATCGTCATGATAGTTTTTTAATTCAAAAAAATAATGTCTTGGATGCGCTTAAAAAAGTGCCTGTTCTGCTTCTTGATTGTAACACTGAGTTTGAACATGACGAAAACAAGCTAAATCAACATGTTGAATCAGTTCAAAATTTTTTAAATATGACCCACTCTGCGCACGTTCATGATACTCGTATTATTTCATGTAGTTAA
- the ftsA gene encoding cell division protein FtsA has product MAKINSDRLITSVDVGTTKICVFVARQLDDDRLEVIGIGKSPSDGLKKGVVVDVARTVHSIRAAIKEAELMAGIDILTASVGIAGAHISSRNSHGVVAIKRGEITKEDVQNALNAARAIPIAEGEQILHVLSQYFIIDGKDRVLDPIGMHGIRLEVQAHIILGAIASVQNLVKCCQAAGIQVNDIVLEPLASAEAVLSPDEKELGVAVLDIGGGTSDLAIYQQSSIRHTMVLPVAGNHFTNDLAIGLRTTIADAERVKVLHGTAYKKGLKQDDLVEVEMVQGGKKHIIQLTDLAKILEPRARELLSIVHEEVISKHLQSFMATGLVITGGGSLLHGMQEVAQEIFGVPVRIGNPRIEFDLPQSLHNPMYATGYGLLLYTLKKKHNSAMNNLNSPLMTRVFDRMKSWVLDFF; this is encoded by the coding sequence ATGGCTAAAATAAATTCTGATCGTCTCATTACGTCTGTTGACGTAGGAACGACTAAAATCTGTGTTTTTGTTGCGCGACAACTAGATGATGATCGGCTTGAAGTTATTGGTATTGGTAAATCACCATCAGATGGTCTTAAAAAAGGTGTAGTAGTAGATGTAGCGCGCACCGTACATTCTATTCGTGCTGCAATTAAAGAAGCAGAGTTAATGGCTGGTATTGATATATTAACTGCCTCAGTTGGTATTGCTGGTGCACATATTTCTTCTCGTAATTCACATGGGGTAGTTGCTATTAAACGTGGTGAAATTACCAAGGAAGATGTACAAAATGCACTGAATGCAGCCAGAGCTATTCCTATTGCTGAAGGTGAACAAATTTTACATGTGTTATCGCAGTATTTTATTATTGATGGTAAAGATCGCGTATTAGACCCTATTGGCATGCATGGTATTCGCTTAGAAGTGCAGGCACATATTATTTTGGGAGCCATAGCATCGGTACAAAATTTAGTAAAATGTTGTCAGGCTGCAGGTATACAGGTGAATGATATAGTTTTAGAGCCGCTTGCTTCTGCAGAAGCTGTTTTAAGCCCTGATGAAAAAGAACTTGGTGTAGCGGTGCTTGATATAGGAGGTGGCACTTCTGATCTGGCTATATATCAACAAAGTAGTATCCGTCATACTATGGTACTTCCGGTGGCAGGTAATCATTTTACTAACGATTTGGCTATTGGTTTGCGTACCACTATTGCCGATGCAGAGCGAGTTAAGGTTTTGCATGGAACTGCATACAAAAAAGGCCTGAAACAAGATGATCTAGTGGAAGTAGAAATGGTGCAAGGTGGAAAAAAACATATTATACAATTAACTGATCTAGCAAAGATTCTGGAGCCACGTGCACGAGAATTGTTATCAATTGTGCACGAAGAAGTTATATCAAAGCATTTGCAATCATTTATGGCTACCGGGTTGGTTATTACTGGAGGTGGTTCACTATTGCATGGCATGCAAGAGGTTGCACAAGAGATATTTGGTGTTCCGGTGCGTATTGGTAACCCACGCATTGAATTTGATTTGCCACAATCATTACATAACCCGATGTATGCTACAGGATATGGATTGTTATTGTATACCTTAAAAAAGAAACATAATAGTGCGATGAATAACCTAAATAGTCCTCTTATGACACGGGTATTTGATCGTATGAAGTCGTGGGTGTTAGATTTTTTTTAG
- a CDS encoding ankyrin repeat domain-containing protein, translated as MYRLLILSALCPPLYAMQEVASLKKLCLKYLETHWQHPAIHLNVQDPRLPYDISEYTDCELTEQFATASLWFEEKLPDFLAHNISINYQDKDGNTALHFIARKYWYAHIPELIQLVEFGADYNIQNKLGQRPIDDMDSLVASYLQSMNTQAATALLCKVYKCPYIPENIRTRTIETLLIRGASMPPDYTACIKTSYNFLIKQYVYIKKTIRYVWDNYIFVKV; from the coding sequence ATGTACCGTCTACTTATACTATCAGCCCTTTGCCCTCCTTTGTATGCCATGCAAGAAGTAGCGAGCTTAAAAAAATTATGCTTAAAGTATCTAGAAACGCATTGGCAACACCCTGCTATTCATCTTAATGTACAAGATCCAAGATTACCTTATGATATTTCAGAATATACTGACTGCGAATTAACTGAACAATTTGCTACAGCTTCTCTTTGGTTTGAAGAAAAACTACCTGATTTTTTGGCACATAATATATCTATAAATTATCAAGATAAAGATGGCAATACAGCTCTGCACTTTATAGCACGCAAGTACTGGTATGCCCATATACCGGAACTAATACAATTGGTTGAATTTGGAGCAGATTACAACATACAAAATAAACTTGGGCAACGTCCTATTGATGATATGGACTCCCTTGTTGCTTCCTATCTGCAATCTATGAATACTCAAGCAGCTACAGCATTACTCTGCAAAGTATATAAATGTCCTTACATACCTGAAAACATACGTACACGTACCATAGAGACTCTCCTGATACGTGGTGCTTCTATGCCGCCTGATTATACTGCTTGTATAAAAACATCATATAATTTTTTAATTAAACAATATGTATATATCAAAAAAACAATCCGATATGTTTGGGACAACTATATTTTTGTAAAAGTATAG
- the tyrS gene encoding tyrosine--tRNA ligase: MKKELALIEQGTAQVIPEKELVQKLKTGKKLKVKLGMDPTAPDLHLGHAVVLSKLKTFQDLGHEVIFVIGDFTARIGDPTGRSKTRPALSAQDIEHNMRTYFEQVGKILDPKNLTIRYNSEWLDTLSASDVVQICAKVTLARLTEREDFANRIKDNQPISFHELLYPLFQAYDSVALQADIELGGTDQTFNLLMGRFLQEQYGQTPQVVITCPLLEGLDGVKKMSKSLGNAIGIAEAADDAFGKLMSISDTLMWRYFKLLLNIPDDAISAMQERVAYGNTHPMALKKQMAHDIVAKFWSQNEATKAQETFEALFQKKDYSQAQEVSLTHIANPIWVVELLKTIGAISSSSEAKRLIESKAVLIDGQVVTDFKHEVQWQSGMVIKVGKHRIYKIS; the protein is encoded by the coding sequence ATGAAAAAAGAGTTGGCACTTATTGAACAAGGTACGGCACAAGTAATCCCAGAGAAAGAACTTGTTCAAAAATTAAAAACTGGTAAAAAATTAAAAGTTAAACTTGGTATGGATCCTACTGCCCCGGACTTACATCTTGGGCATGCAGTAGTTCTTTCTAAATTAAAAACATTCCAAGATTTAGGGCATGAAGTTATTTTTGTAATTGGCGATTTTACGGCACGTATTGGTGACCCGACTGGTCGCTCAAAAACTCGGCCAGCTCTTTCAGCTCAAGATATTGAACACAATATGCGTACTTATTTTGAGCAAGTAGGCAAAATTTTAGATCCTAAAAATCTAACTATTCGCTATAATTCTGAATGGTTAGATACGTTGAGTGCATCTGATGTAGTACAGATATGTGCCAAAGTTACGCTTGCTCGATTGACTGAGCGTGAAGATTTTGCCAATCGCATTAAAGATAATCAACCAATTAGCTTTCATGAACTTTTATATCCACTTTTTCAAGCATATGATTCTGTAGCACTACAAGCAGATATAGAGCTTGGTGGTACTGATCAAACGTTTAACTTATTAATGGGTCGTTTTTTACAAGAGCAATATGGGCAAACACCACAAGTAGTTATTACCTGCCCATTACTCGAAGGATTAGATGGTGTCAAAAAAATGTCTAAATCTTTGGGCAATGCTATAGGAATTGCAGAGGCAGCTGATGATGCATTTGGTAAACTTATGTCAATATCAGATACGTTGATGTGGCGTTATTTCAAATTATTACTCAATATACCCGATGATGCAATAAGCGCTATGCAGGAGCGAGTTGCATATGGAAATACACACCCTATGGCACTCAAAAAGCAAATGGCTCATGATATTGTTGCTAAATTTTGGTCTCAAAATGAGGCTACCAAAGCACAGGAAACTTTTGAGGCATTGTTTCAAAAAAAAGATTATTCTCAGGCGCAAGAGGTTAGCCTTACGCACATTGCAAATCCAATTTGGGTAGTTGAATTGCTCAAAACAATTGGTGCAATTAGCAGCTCATCTGAAGCAAAGCGTTTAATCGAATCGAAAGCGGTATTGATTGATGGTCAGGTAGTGACTGACTTTAAACATGAAGTTCAATGGCAATCTGGTATGGTTATCAAAGTTGGTAAGCACCGTATTTATAAAATTAGCTAA
- the rlmB gene encoding 23S rRNA (guanosine(2251)-2'-O)-methyltransferase RlmB, producing MAKKSKPAKNKVTGELIYGINPIVELLKAKKRKLVSIYTTKPTPKEFKQIEQALPKYPVPIQYVERDVLHRMAETTDHQGVVAWVQSFPFRKKFFDPSRENFLVMLDGIQDPRNLGAILRSAYCTGADGVIITQRSSAPLNAVAIKASAGLAEHLDIIMVPSAEMAAQELKQAGYNIYLAAFGGKNAATCEYHMPLCLVVGSEGAGISKNMYAHGTQVTLPQRTNDISYNASVAAGVLLFLVATKKGKI from the coding sequence ATGGCTAAAAAATCAAAACCAGCAAAAAATAAAGTTACCGGTGAATTAATTTATGGGATTAATCCCATAGTTGAACTACTCAAGGCAAAAAAACGTAAGCTAGTATCTATCTATACTACTAAGCCAACCCCCAAAGAGTTCAAGCAGATAGAACAAGCATTGCCCAAATATCCCGTACCTATTCAATATGTTGAGCGTGATGTTTTGCATCGAATGGCAGAAACAACGGATCATCAGGGTGTTGTTGCTTGGGTGCAATCGTTTCCTTTTCGTAAAAAATTCTTTGATCCTTCGCGTGAAAATTTCTTAGTCATGCTGGATGGAATTCAAGATCCGCGTAATCTTGGTGCAATTCTGCGTTCTGCATATTGCACGGGAGCAGATGGCGTAATTATTACGCAAAGAAGTTCTGCGCCACTGAATGCTGTTGCCATCAAGGCATCAGCTGGTCTTGCAGAACACTTGGATATTATCATGGTACCATCAGCAGAAATGGCAGCCCAAGAATTGAAACAAGCCGGGTATAACATATATTTGGCAGCTTTTGGTGGTAAAAATGCTGCAACGTGTGAGTATCACATGCCGCTCTGCTTAGTAGTAGGTAGTGAGGGAGCTGGTATTTCTAAAAATATGTATGCACATGGCACGCAAGTAACCCTACCACAACGTACCAATGATATTTCTTACAATGCGTCTGTTGCAGCAGGGGTCTTATTGTTTTTAGTAGCTACAAAAAAAGGTAAGATTTAA